In Salvelinus fontinalis isolate EN_2023a unplaced genomic scaffold, ASM2944872v1 scaffold_0272, whole genome shotgun sequence, a genomic segment contains:
- the LOC129845308 gene encoding uridine phosphorylase 1-like, translating into MASGPGFSDEKNETLWESESTVYVHNPHLDGMKDDFLYHFNLGTSTHNLPAMFGDVKFVCVGGSPWRMKSFIEYIAGELSLEDPKAEYPNICAGTDRYAMYKIGPVLSVSHGIGIPSIAIMLHELIKLLHHARCTDVTIIRIGTSGGLGLDPGTVVVTKQSVDATFLPRLEQVILGNTVVRSTDLHQGLAEELLQCSKDLGQFETVIGNTMCTMDFYEGQARLDGAFCSYTEKEKQDYLTKAYESGVRNIEMESSVFAAMCQLSGLKAAVVCVTLLDRQKGDQLNSSHEVLHSYQQRPQILVGHLIKKMLQASASSKS; encoded by the exons ATGGCATCGGGACCAGGTTTCAGTGATGAAAAGAATGAGACATTGTGGGAGAG TGAAAGCACTGTCTATGTACATAACCCACACCTGGATGGGATGAAAGATGACTTTCTCTACCACTTTAACCTGGGGACCTCCACACACAACCTGCCTGCCATGTTTGGGGACGTCAAA tttgtgtgtgttgggggcagTCCCTGGAGAATGAAGTCCTTCATAGAGTACATTGCTGGAGAGCTGAGTCTGGAGGACCCCAAGGCTGAGTACCCCAACATCTGTGCAGGAACTGACCGCTATGCCATGTACAAGATTGGCCCCGTGCTGTCCGTCAGC CATGGCATAGGTATCCCCTCCATCGCCATCATGTTACACGAGCTCATCAAGCTCCTCCACCATGCTCGCTGCACTGATGTTACCATCATTCGCATTGGGACCTCCGGTGGGTTAG gcCTCGATCCTGGCACGGTTGTTGTCACCAAGCAGTCAGTAGACGCCACCTTCCTGCCCAGGCTGGAGCAGGTCATCCTGGGAAATACTGTGGTGCGCAGCACGGACCTGCACCAAGGTCTGGCTGAAGAGCTGCTCCAGTGTAGCAAGGACCTGGGTCAATTTGAGACGGTCATCGGAAACACTATGTGCACAATGGATTTCTATGAAG GACAAGCGCGCCTGGATGGGGCCTTCTGCTCCTACACAGAGAAGGAGAAGCAGGACTACCTGACCAAGGCCTATGAGTCTGGGGTTCGTAACATCGAGATGGAGTCTTCTGTGTTTGCTGCCATGTGTCAACTCAGCGGTCTGAAAG CGGCCGTGGTGTGTGTGACGCTATTGGACCGTCAGAAAGGTGACCAGCTGAACAGCTCTCATGAAGTTCTCCACAGCTACCAACAACGTCCTCAGATACTGGTCGGTCACCTGATCAAGAAGATGCTCCAAGCCTCAGCCTCTAGCAAAAGCTAG
- the LOC129845293 gene encoding stathmin-2-like, with the protein MAKTAIAYKEKMKELSVFSLICSCFYPEARNKLVVCEFEDMEVKPINKRASGQAFEVILKPPSPVSDVAHSIASPPKREVSLEDIQKKLEAAEDRRRSQEAQVLRALAEKREHERDVLLKAMEENNNFSKMAEEKLTMKMEQIKENREAHLAAMMERLQEKERHAAVVRRNKELRDELTA; encoded by the exons ATGGCCAAAACTGCAATTG CATACAAAGAGAAGATGAAGGAGCTGTCTGTTTTCTCCCTCATCTGCTCCTGCTTCTATCCAGAGGCACGCAACAAGCTGGTCGTCTGTGAGTTCGAAG ACATGGAGGTGAAGCCAATCAACAAGCGGGCGTCGGGCCAAGCCTTTGAGGTGATTCTGAAGCCCCCCTCCCCGGTGTCAGATGTGGCCCACAGCATCGCTTCGCCCCCCAAGAGGGAGGTGTCCCTAGAGGACATCCAGAAGAAATTGGAGGCAGCTGAGGACCGGAGGAGG TCCCAGGAGGCCCAGGTGCTGAGGGCCCTGGCAGAGAAGAGGGAGCATGAGAGGGATGTGCTGCTCAAGGCCATGGAAGAGAACAACAACTTCAGCAAAATGGCAGAAGAGAAGCTGACCATGAAGATGGAGCAAATCAAGGAGAACCGGGAGGCCCACCTGGCAGCCATGATGGAACGCCTGCAGGAGAAG GAGAGACATGCAGCCGTGGTGCGCAGGAACAAAGAGCTGAGGGACGAGCTGACAGCGTGA